A genomic window from Silene latifolia isolate original U9 population chromosome Y, ASM4854445v1, whole genome shotgun sequence includes:
- the LOC141630627 gene encoding uncharacterized protein LOC141630627 — protein MRKPELSGRMPKWSIHLSGYGPKFEPRTAIKSQALSDFVSDFSPTLQPQADKDVLTLSEDKGDQRWVLYVDGDLNMRGTGVGLVLRSPQGEQIVQAVRCKFWANNNEAEYETLILGLQLALDLRLSHIEVYNDSQLIVNHQVPRDQNVEADTLTTLGATFKLGKISTIPIVHMVKPAVYQQEHDGADKATYSQWTHEAVNDVLPADKKEVRGFKMNGSRFVLIDNILFRKSLAGPYLRCLKSHEAQAVMQDIHSRECGNHAGGRSLSNKALRQGYFWPTMSKVYMLAPTDYLSKWIEAEAFPQVLERYVISFIKQNIIYRFRIPSEIVCDNGSQFVSNKTEAFCARWNFALFKSTPRNPLSNGQAESGNKIVMENLKKRLE, from the exons ATGAGAAAACCAGAACTGTCGGGTAGAATGCCTAAGTGGTCTATCCACCTAAGCGGGTACGGCCCGAAATTTGAACCTCGAACAGCTATCAAATCCCAAGCCCTATCTGACTTCGTATCAGACTTTAGCCCAACGCTCCAACCACAGGCCGACAAGGATGTGTTGACCCTGAGTGAGGACAAGGGGGACCAAAGGTGGGTGTTGTATGTCGACGGGGATTTAAACATGAGGGGAACGGGGGTAGGCCTGGTCCTCCGATCACCTCAAGGGGAACAGATTGTCCAGGCAGTACGGTGTAAATTTTGGGCAAACAACAATGAAGCCGAGTATGAGACGCTTATTCTGGGACTTCAGCTAGCCTTAGACCTACGACTCAGTCACATAGAAGTGTACAATGATTCCCAACTTATTGTAAACCAT CAAGTTCCCAGAGACCAGAACGTTGAGGCTGACACCCTGACAACattgggggcaacattcaagctCGGGAAAATCTCAACAATCCCCATTGTTCATATGGTAAAACCAGCTGTCTACCAACAGGAACATGATGGCGCCGACAAGGCTACATACTCACAGTGGACACATGAAGCAGTG AACGACGTCCTCCCTGCTGACAAAAAAGAAGTGAGGGGTTTCAAAATGAATGGTTCTAGGTTCGTACTGATTGACAACATCCTCTTCAGGAAATCATTGGCGGGACCCTACCTGCGATGTCTGAAAAGTCATGAGGCACAAGCTGTTATGCAGGATATCCACAGCAGGGAATGTGGAAATCATGCAGGGGGTAGGAGCCTGTCCAATAAAGCACTCAGACAAGGGTACTTTTGGCCGACCATGAGCAA GGTTTACATGCTTGCTCCGACGGACTATTtgtccaagtggatagaggcagaggCGTTCCCCCAGGTCCTTGAGCGATATGTGATTTCTTTCATCAAGCAGAACATCATATACAGGTTTCGCATCCCCtcagaaatagtatgcgacaatggatcTCAGTTTGTGTCTAACAAAACGGAGGCCTTCTGTGCTAGATGGAACTTTGCACTGTTCAAATCTACCCCCAGAAATCCTTTGTCAAATGGACAGGCGGAATCTGGTAATAAAATTGTCATGGAGAACCTGAAAAAGAGATTGGAGTAG
- the LOC141630625 gene encoding uncharacterized protein LOC141630625 gives MESASLSLKLSEYGFTTGLTRVLKALNELGQRVRWPKKPVPRENVRRDASKRCEYHHDIRHNTEYCVVLRKEIKHLHGAGGSKICGLTYSVAKWHATETKGDKPESSCRFSRKDLPLVTFDEANIPDEGEQHHDTLTITLSIGNCLVKKILVDTGSSVNLIKLGTLKNMGFSEKDLLRKAVPLVGFSEETKHSLGGIVIPTFAGGVNK, from the exons ATGGAAAGTGCCAGCTTATCTCTCAAGTTGAGTGAGTACGGGTTCACTACCGGCCTCACGAGAGTATTGAAGGCATTGAATGAGCTCGGACAGAGAGTTAGGTGGCCGAAAAAGCCGGTACCCAGGGAGAACGTCAGAAGGGATGCTAGCAAGAGGTGCGAATACCACCATGACATCAGACATAACACGGAGTATTGTGTGGTCTTGCGCAAGGAGATAAAGCATCTTCACGGGGCAG GTGGATCAAAAATATGTGGGCTGACCTATTCAGTAGCAAAGTGGCATGCAACAGAGACTAAGGGAGACAAACCAGAGTCCTCCTGCCGATTCAGCAGGAAAGACTTGCCATTGGTAACATTCGATGAGGCAAACATTCCGGATGAAGGGGAACAGCATCACGACACCTTGACTATCACCCTCTCAATAGGAAATTGCCTGGTAAAAAAAATCCTAGTTGACACCGGGAGCTCCGTCAATCTCATAAAGCTAGGAACCCTgaaaaacatgggattcagcgagaaagATTTGCTGAGGAAGGCGGTGCCCCTGGTAGGGTTCAGTGAGGAAACAAAGCATTCCCTGGGGGGGATCGTAATCCCCACATTCGCCGGAGGAGTTAACAAATAG